From Mytilus edulis chromosome 9, xbMytEdul2.2, whole genome shotgun sequence, the proteins below share one genomic window:
- the LOC139487678 gene encoding transmembrane channel-like protein 7: MGGFVFFDVIPNEIQTWPSAAVKVFRVLGSTAFLIPAILVVCSIMYGYWASKEGSKRQAELIQEELTEEGRDKQFLVAQLNEILEHLDATNS; this comes from the exons ATGGGaggttttgtattctttgatgtCATTCCTAACGAAATACAGACTTGGCCTTCAGCAGCAGTCAAAGTTTTCAGAGTGCTTGGATCAACAGCTTTCCTCATTCCAGCAATTCTTGTAGTCtg TTCCATAATGTATGGTTACTGGGCATCTAAAGAGGGAAGCAAGAGACAGGCAGAACTAATTCAAGAAGAGCTTACTGAG GAAGGAAGAGACAAGCAGTTCCTTGTAGCTCAGCTCAATGAAATCCTAGAACACTTAGATGCAACTAATTCTTAA